A segment of the Hypnocyclicus thermotrophus genome:
GCATTTAAAGGGCAAAATAAGGTATATTAGTTGTAGTGAAGCATATAATAAAATAGGAGGTAAATAATGAATAAAAAAGAATTCGTAGCTTTGTTTGCTGAAAAAGGAAATTTTGAATCTAAAGCTGAAGCTGAAAGAAAATTAGATGTCCTTTTAAAAACTATCGAAGAATCTTTAGTAAATGGAGACGAAATTAATTTTGTAGGATGGGGAAAATTTGAGGTTCAAGAAAAACCTGCAAGAAAAGGTAGAAATCCTCAAACAGGAGAAGAAATTGAAATTCCTGCTAAAAAAGTTGTTAAATTTAAACCTGGTAAAAAATTAGCTGATAAAGTTAATAAATAATTTTTTATAAAAAACTGCCTTAGGCAGTTTTTTTTATTTTTTAAAGGATTTTTATTTTTTTTCAGTATTATATTATAGTAATATATTTTTATTGAGGTGGGATTATATGATAATTTATTATTATACAAATAAAGGGAAGAGATCAAATAATGAGGATTCTTTACTTATTAAGGATATTGTCATAAATAACAATATGAAAAAATACGAAAAACTTGTTTTTAATGATAATAAGGGAAAGTTTTTTATAAGCGATGGACTCGGAGGAGAAGAAGCAGGCGAGATAGCAAGTCAAACCATTCTTAATGAATTAATAAATTCTTCTAATCTTGATTCTATAGATAATATTCATAATGAAATTAATAATATAAAATCAATACTTGATGACTATAGTATAAAACATAATAATCTTGTATTTGGAGCTACTTTAGGTGG
Coding sequences within it:
- a CDS encoding HU family DNA-binding protein, with translation MNKKEFVALFAEKGNFESKAEAERKLDVLLKTIEESLVNGDEINFVGWGKFEVQEKPARKGRNPQTGEEIEIPAKKVVKFKPGKKLADKVNK